In one window of Brassica rapa cultivar Chiifu-401-42 chromosome A07, CAAS_Brap_v3.01, whole genome shotgun sequence DNA:
- the LOC103830670 gene encoding LOW QUALITY PROTEIN: NAC domain-containing protein JA2 (The sequence of the model RefSeq protein was modified relative to this genomic sequence to represent the inferred CDS: deleted 2 bases in 1 codon), whose amino-acid sequence MTMLAGYGEDESWISHNEIIESYLRPKIEGKAVAIPGLVVELGEELYTREPWLLPQRAHPVLNPREWFYFGRKKPNDRIFEGVDHEGAWVVLSGRCDPIRSEETGEIVGATMRFRYGFRNKGESTSLRWSNWFMREYRLFNHVRQTTSKQVFCKITENLC is encoded by the exons ATGACGATGTTGGCCGGATACGGCGAGGATGAAAGTTGGATCTCACACAATGAGATCATAGAGAGTTATCTCCGGCCAAAGATTGAAGGAAAAGCAGTGGCGATTCCGGGGTTGGTTGTGGAACTGGGGGAGGAATTGTACACTCGAGAGCCATGGCTGCTTCCGCAGAGAGCACATCCCGTCCTTAACCCTCGAGAGTGGTTCTACTTTGGGAGAAAGAAACCAAATGATCGCATCTTTGAAGGAGTTGATCACGAAGGGGCGTGGGTTGTCCTTAGCGGTCGCTGC GATCCGATCCGATCCGAGGAGACTGGTGAAATAGTTGGGGCAACGATGAGATTCAGATATGGCTTCAGGAACAAGGGTGAGAGTACAAGCCTGAGGTGGAGTAATTGGTTCATGAGAGAGTATCGTCTCTTTAACCACGTTAGGCAAACCACGAGCAAGCAAGTTTTTTGCAAGATTACTGAAAACCTATGCTAG
- the LOC108869147 gene encoding protein BUNDLE SHEATH DEFECTIVE 2, chloroplastic → MPPPEPIRFLRNSVIVALGGFVTINVVSAAALSAFRLATEEKRKKSGLACEACRGKGFYICKVCKGDATIKWSPLYDPVCINPCLCPTCDGHRVQRCLNCLGKGYW, encoded by the exons ATGCCGCCACCAGAACCGATTCGATTCTTGAGAAACAGCGTGATCGTAGCTCTTGGCGGGTTTGTGACCATAAACGTGGTGTCCGCGGCAGCCTTGAGCGCATTTCGACTAGCTACAGAAGAAAAACGGAAGAAGAGCGGGTTGGCTTGTGAAGCGTGTCGTGGGAAAGGGTTTTACATATGCAAAGTATGCAAAGGAGACGCAACTATAAAATGGTCGCCGTTGTATGATCCTGTTTGTATCAATCCATGTCTTTGCCCTACTTGCGATGGTCACAG GGTACAAAGATGTCTCAACTGCTTAGGAAAAGGATACTGGTGA
- the LOC103830669 gene encoding protein BRASSINAZOLE-RESISTANT 1 — MTSDGATSTSAAAAAAAAARRKPSWRERENNRRRERRRRAVAAKIYTGLRAQGGYNLPKHCDNNEVLKALCSEAGWVVEEDGTTYRKGCKPLPGEIAGTSYHHYSSQNQSPLSSAFQSPIPSYQVSPSSSSFPSPSRGEPNNNSSTFFPFLGNGGIPSSLPSLRISNSCPVTPPLSSPTSKNPKPLPNWESIAKQSMANAKQSMASFNYPFYAVSAPASPTHRQFHAPATIPECDESDASTVDSGHWISFQKFAQQQPFSGSMVPTSPTFNLVKPPPAAQMMSPNVALQEIGQSSEFKFENRQVKPWEGEMIHDVGMEDLELTLGNGKARG; from the exons ATGACGTCAGATGGAGCTACGTCGACATCAGCAGCGGCTGCAGCAGCTGCGGCAGCGAGGAGGAAACCGTCGTGGAGGGAGAGGGAGAACAATCGgaggagagagaggaggagaagAGCCGTAGCAGCGAAGATATACACAGGGCTAAGAGCTCAAGGTGGTTACAATCTTCCAAAACATTGCGATAACAATGAGGTCCTCAAGGCTCTCTGTTCTGAAGCTGGTTGGGTTGTTGAAGAAGACGGCACCACTTATCGCAAG GGATGCAAGCCTCTACCTGGGGAGATAGCTGGAACATCGTATCATCATTACTCATCACAAAACCAAAGCCCTCTTTCTTCAGCCTTTCAAAGTCCCATCCCTTCTTACCAAGTCAGCCCTTCTTCCTCATCTTTCCCCAGTCCTTCTCGTGGTGAACCAAACAACAACAGCTCCACCTTCTTCCCCTTCCTCGGAAACGGAGGCATCCCTTCCTCTCTTCCTTCTCTCAGAATCTCAAACAGCTGTCCCGTCACTCCACCGCTCTCGTCTCCGACTTCCAAGAACCCTAAACCTTTACCCAACTGGGAGTCTATTGCTAAGCAGTCAATGGCCAACGCTAAACAATCAATGGCGTCTTTTAACTATCCTTTCTATGCGGTTTCTGCGCCTGCTAGTCCCACTCATCGCCAGTTTCATGCTCCGGCGACTATACCTGAGTGTGATGAGTCTGACGCATCCACTGTTGACTCTGGTCATTGGATAAGCTTTCAGAAGTTTGCACAACAGCAGCCATTCTCTGGATCTATGGTGCCAACATCTCCTACCTTCAATCTTGTGAAACCTCCTCCCGCGGCTCAGATGATGTCTCCAAATGTTGCGTTACAAGAGATTGGTCAAAGCTCTGAGTTTAAATTTGAGAATAGACAAGTGAAGCCGTGGGAAGGAGAGATGATACATGATGTTGGTATGGAGGATCTGGAGCTTACTCTTGGAAACGGCAAAGCTCGTGGTTGA